CCGGGAATGAAAATGAAATAGATCCGCAGATAACAAAAACAGACGGACGCAGATTTTCAGCGCATCTGCGTCCATCTGCGGAAAATTTTTTAGCAAAGCAGAGAAGTAGACGCGGCGCCCTCGCCGCGTTCTCTGCGCACGGAACGCGACGGGGGCGTCGCGTCTACTTTTGGCGGGACGGCGGCTTGCCGTCCGCGGTCGCCGAGGCCGGCGACCCTCCAGCTCGCAAAAAAGAATCTCGCTTATTCCTCATTGGTCATACAAGCCGGCTGGCGCGTTGTTTGCAAAACGCCCTGCCACACCCATCCGTGCGGATCGACGAGTTTGCGCGCAGAGATCATGTCGATCGGCAGATGCACGAGCCGGTGATTATGCAATCCAACGACCATGCCGATTTTGCCGGCCATTGCCGCGTGCATGGCATTATATCCGAGGAATAAACAGTATTCAGAATCGGCGGCATTCGCCGGCGTACTGCGAATGGTGTAACTGGGATCGATGTATTTTACATTGATTTCACACTTCTGTTTCGCAAACCAGCGCCTCATTTCGTCGCGCAGAAATACACCGATGTCGGCCAGTTTTTTATTACCGGATTTATCAACGCCGGCGACGTGATCGGGCACCAGATCCTGCCCGGCGCCTTCAGCGACAACCACCACGGCATGATCTTTCTTCTCAAGCCGCCGGCGGAGGTGTTCAAAAAATCCGTTCGGCCCGTCCAGATCAAAAGGCACCTCGGGAATCAGACAAAAATTTACGTTGCTGTTGGCTGCCGCGGCGGACGTTGCAATCCAGCCGGATTCGCGCCCCATCAGTTTAACGAGTCCAACACCATGCCGGTTGGCTTTTGCTTCGGCATGCGCACAGTTGATAATGCCCCAGGCAACCTGAACGGCTGTTTGAAATCCAAATGAGCGCTCAATAACGCCAATGTCATTATCAATTGTCTTCGGCACGCCGATCACAGCAATATCCAGCCCTTGCACACGAATTTCATCCTGAATATCGCGTGCACCGCGCAGCGTGCCGTCGCCGCCGATGGCGATGAGAATGTTAACTTTATAGTGGCGCAAGGTATGTACAATCTCTTTGGTGTCCTGCGGACCGCGCGACGATTTTAGAATCGTGCCGCCTTTTTCATGGATTTCGTCGGTATTATCCGGCGTCAGATCAATGGGCGGATGGAAATATTTGGCGACGAGTCCCTCGAAGCCGTACTGGAAACCGAGTACTTTTTTTACGCCGTAGCCCTCTTTAGCACAGAATGTCACCGCGCGGATCACATCGTTCAGGCCGGGACAAAGTCCGCCGCATGTGACCACGCCGACGATGACTTCTGCCGGATTGAAATGAATTTTTTCGCGCGCACCGGCGCGTTCAAAATATTCAATTCCGTCGACACTGCTCCCTTCCGGATAGTCAAACGCGTGAACTTTACGGATGATTCCGTTGTCATCATAAAAAAACTTCTGACACTTTGCCTTAAAGGGAGAATCAAATGTGCATTCACCCAGCGTGTCGATTTTTATCAGTTTAGCCATAACAATTCCTTAAAACTGCGAAAGAAAACGGACATCGTTTTCGTAGAGCATACGAATGTCTTTGATGCCATACATAATCATGGCCAGGCGTTCGATGCCCATGCCGAATGCGAAGCCGGTGACTTTTTCCGGATCGTACCCGACGTTGCGGAATACATTCGGATCAACCATGCCGGCGCCGAGAATTTCAATCCACCGGCTTTTGCCGCCGACCTCAAAAAAGAAGTCGACTTCAAAACTCGGTTCGGTGAATGGAAAGAAATGCGGGCGG
Above is a window of Kiritimatiellales bacterium DNA encoding:
- a CDS encoding ATP-dependent 6-phosphofructokinase — translated: MAKLIKIDTLGECTFDSPFKAKCQKFFYDDNGIIRKVHAFDYPEGSSVDGIEYFERAGAREKIHFNPAEVIVGVVTCGGLCPGLNDVIRAVTFCAKEGYGVKKVLGFQYGFEGLVAKYFHPPIDLTPDNTDEIHEKGGTILKSSRGPQDTKEIVHTLRHYKVNILIAIGGDGTLRGARDIQDEIRVQGLDIAVIGVPKTIDNDIGVIERSFGFQTAVQVAWGIINCAHAEAKANRHGVGLVKLMGRESGWIATSAAAANSNVNFCLIPEVPFDLDGPNGFFEHLRRRLEKKDHAVVVVAEGAGQDLVPDHVAGVDKSGNKKLADIGVFLRDEMRRWFAKQKCEINVKYIDPSYTIRSTPANAADSEYCLFLGYNAMHAAMAGKIGMVVGLHNHRLVHLPIDMISARKLVDPHGWVWQGVLQTTRQPACMTNEE